From Bacillus basilensis, a single genomic window includes:
- a CDS encoding pyrimidine-nucleoside phosphorylase: protein MRMVDLIAKKRDGHALTTEEINFIVEGYTNGDIPDYQVSSLAMAIFFQDMNDQERADLTMAMVNSGDTIDLSAIEGVKVDKHSTGGVGDTTTLVLGPLVAALGVPVAKMSGRGLGHTGGTIDKLEAVPGFHVEIENDEFMRLVNENKIAVIGQSGNLTPADKKLYALRDVTATVNSIPLIASSIMSKKIAAGADAIVLDVKTGAGAFMKTDEDAKRLAEAMVRIGNNVGRNTMAVISDMSQPLGEAIGNALEVQEAIDTLQGKGPKDLEELCLTLGSQMVYLAGQASSLEDAREKLIEVMNNGKALESFKTFLSAQGGDASVVDDPSKLPQAQFKIEVEAKEDGYVSEIVADEIGTAAMLLGAGRATKESEIDLAVGLMLRKKVGDSVKKGESLVTIYANRENVEDVKAKIYENMKIANEHVDAPTLVHGIVTE from the coding sequence ATGAGAATGGTGGACCTAATTGCAAAAAAACGTGACGGACATGCATTAACGACAGAAGAAATTAACTTTATTGTTGAAGGATATACGAATGGTGATATTCCTGATTATCAAGTAAGTTCACTTGCAATGGCAATTTTCTTCCAAGATATGAACGATCAAGAACGTGCTGATTTAACGATGGCAATGGTAAATAGCGGTGATACAATCGACTTATCGGCTATTGAAGGGGTAAAAGTAGATAAGCACTCAACAGGTGGTGTTGGTGATACAACAACACTTGTATTAGGTCCATTAGTAGCCGCTTTAGGTGTACCTGTTGCAAAAATGTCTGGACGTGGTCTAGGACATACTGGTGGTACAATTGATAAATTAGAAGCAGTTCCAGGATTCCATGTTGAAATCGAAAATGATGAATTCATGCGTCTTGTAAATGAAAACAAAATTGCAGTTATTGGTCAGAGTGGAAACTTAACACCTGCGGATAAAAAGTTATATGCACTTCGTGATGTAACGGCAACAGTAAACTCGATTCCGCTTATTGCAAGCTCGATTATGAGTAAAAAAATTGCTGCTGGTGCAGATGCAATTGTTCTTGATGTAAAAACTGGAGCAGGTGCATTTATGAAAACAGATGAAGATGCAAAACGTTTAGCAGAAGCAATGGTGCGCATTGGTAATAACGTTGGCCGTAATACGATGGCTGTTATTTCTGATATGAGTCAACCACTTGGTGAAGCTATTGGTAACGCACTTGAAGTACAAGAAGCAATTGATACATTACAAGGTAAAGGACCGAAAGATTTAGAAGAGTTATGTTTAACACTTGGAAGTCAAATGGTATATCTTGCTGGACAAGCTTCATCTTTAGAAGATGCACGTGAGAAATTAATTGAAGTAATGAACAACGGTAAAGCGCTAGAATCATTTAAAACGTTCCTATCAGCGCAAGGTGGCGATGCATCTGTTGTTGATGATCCTTCTAAATTACCACAAGCACAATTTAAAATTGAAGTGGAAGCGAAGGAAGACGGTTATGTATCAGAAATCGTTGCAGATGAAATCGGAACAGCAGCAATGCTTTTAGGAGCAGGACGTGCGACAAAGGAATCTGAAATTGATTTAGCAGTTGGTTTAATGCTTCGCAAAAAAGTAGGGGACAGCGTGAAAAAAGGTGAATCCCTTGTTACAATTTACGCAAACCGTGAAAATGTGGAAGATGTAAAAGCAAAAATTTATGAGAACATGAAGATTGCTAACGAGCATGTAGATGCACCAACATTAGTGCACGGCATCGTTACTGAATAA
- a CDS encoding purine-nucleoside phosphorylase, protein MNRELITKSASYLKEKFQETPQVGLILGSGLGVLADEIENAVTVPYSEIPEFPVSTVEGHAGQLVFGTLQGVTVVAMQGRFHFYEGYDMQKVTFPVRVMKELGVETVVVTNAAGGVNTSFEPGDLMLISDHINFMGTNPLIGPNDSEMGVRFPDMSTSYTTELREMAKQVAADLNIKVQEGVYVGMTGPVYETPAEIRMLRTLGGDAVGMSTVPEVIVARHAGMKVLGISCISNMAAGILDQPLHHDEVIETTERVKANFLALVKAIVKQMKG, encoded by the coding sequence ATGAATCGTGAACTTATTACAAAATCAGCTTCATACTTAAAAGAGAAATTTCAAGAGACACCACAAGTAGGACTAATCCTTGGATCTGGACTAGGTGTATTAGCAGATGAAATCGAGAACGCAGTAACAGTACCTTATAGTGAAATCCCTGAATTCCCAGTTTCAACTGTAGAAGGTCATGCAGGTCAACTAGTATTCGGTACACTTCAAGGTGTAACAGTAGTAGCAATGCAAGGACGTTTCCACTTCTATGAAGGATACGATATGCAAAAAGTAACATTCCCAGTTCGTGTTATGAAAGAACTAGGTGTAGAAACAGTTGTTGTAACAAATGCAGCTGGTGGTGTAAATACATCATTCGAACCAGGCGATCTTATGTTAATTTCAGACCACATTAACTTCATGGGTACAAACCCATTAATCGGACCAAATGATTCTGAAATGGGTGTACGTTTCCCTGATATGTCTACATCATATACGACAGAACTTCGCGAAATGGCGAAACAAGTTGCAGCAGACTTAAATATTAAAGTACAAGAAGGTGTATACGTTGGAATGACAGGTCCTGTATATGAAACACCTGCAGAAATTCGTATGCTTCGTACACTTGGCGGAGATGCAGTTGGTATGTCAACAGTACCTGAAGTAATTGTAGCGCGTCATGCTGGTATGAAAGTACTTGGTATTTCTTGTATTTCAAATATGGCAGCTGGTATTTTAGATCAGCCACTTCACCACGATGAAGTAATCGAAACGACAGAACGTGTTAAAGCTAACTTCTTAGCATTAGTAAAAGCAATCGTAAAACAAATGAAGGGGTGA
- the deoB gene encoding phosphopentomutase: protein MNKYKRIFLVVMDSVGIGEAPDAEQFGDLGSDTIGHIAEHMNGLQMPNMVKLGLGNIREMKGISKVEKPLGYYTKMQEKSTGKDTMTGHWEIMGLYIDTPFQVFPEGFPKELLDELEEKTGRKIIGNKPASGTEILDELGQEQMETGSLIVYTSADSVLQIAAHEEVVPLDELYKICKIARELTLDEKYMVGRVIARPFVGKPGSFTRTPNRHDYALKPFGRTVMNELKDSDYDVIAIGKISDIYDGEGVTESLRTKSNMDGMDKLVDTLNMDFTGLSFLNLVDFDALFGHRRDPQGYGEALQDYDARLPEVFEKLKEDDLLLITADHGNDPVHPGTDHTREYVPLLAYSPSMKEGGQELPLRQTFADIGATVAENFGVKMPEYGTSFLNELKK from the coding sequence ATGAATAAATATAAACGTATATTCCTAGTCGTAATGGACTCTGTTGGAATCGGTGAAGCACCAGATGCTGAACAATTTGGTGATTTAGGATCTGATACAATTGGTCACATTGCTGAACATATGAATGGATTACAAATGCCTAACATGGTGAAATTAGGCCTTGGTAACATTCGTGAAATGAAAGGCATCTCTAAAGTAGAAAAACCACTTGGATATTATACAAAAATGCAAGAGAAATCTACTGGTAAAGATACAATGACAGGACACTGGGAAATAATGGGTCTTTACATTGATACACCATTCCAAGTGTTCCCTGAAGGATTTCCGAAAGAATTACTTGATGAATTAGAAGAAAAAACAGGCCGTAAAATCATCGGTAATAAACCAGCTTCTGGAACTGAGATTCTTGATGAACTTGGTCAAGAACAAATGGAAACAGGTTCTTTAATCGTTTACACTTCTGCTGATAGCGTATTACAAATCGCAGCACACGAAGAAGTAGTGCCGCTTGATGAATTATATAAAATTTGTAAAATTGCACGTGAATTAACGTTAGATGAGAAGTATATGGTAGGTCGTGTTATTGCTCGTCCATTCGTTGGTAAGCCTGGAAGCTTTACACGTACACCAAACCGTCATGACTATGCATTAAAACCATTCGGCCGTACGGTAATGAATGAATTAAAAGATAGTGACTATGATGTTATCGCTATCGGTAAAATCTCTGACATCTATGATGGTGAAGGGGTAACTGAATCGCTTCGTACGAAGTCTAACATGGATGGAATGGATAAACTTGTAGATACATTAAATATGGACTTTACAGGTCTTAGCTTCTTAAACTTAGTTGACTTTGATGCATTATTCGGTCACCGTCGTGACCCACAAGGATACGGAGAAGCTCTGCAAGACTATGATGCGCGTCTTCCAGAAGTATTCGAAAAACTAAAAGAAGATGATTTATTATTAATTACAGCAGACCACGGTAATGATCCAGTTCATCCTGGTACTGACCATACACGTGAATATGTACCGTTATTAGCATATAGCCCAAGTATGAAAGAAGGCGGACAAGAGTTACCACTTCGTCAAACATTTGCTGATATTGGTGCAACTGTAGCAGAAAACTTCGGTGTGAAAATGCCAGAATACGGAACAAGCTTCTTAAACGAGCTAAAGAAATAG
- a CDS encoding FixH family protein, which produces MMKKLIMTLFIAMLALAGCNTNKEEPKKEQKLEAVKVAVQTNPKEIKPGEKTEVQALVTQGKEKVTDADDVKFEIWKAGDEKHEMLDGKHKGKGVYAVEKTFETDGVYHIIAHTNAREMHVMPEVKVAVGNAKVEDAKKENNDHGAGHGDHKSDTMIHLMAGDIKANAESTMKVHLKQKEEALTGAEVQLEIWKDGVEKHEFIPAKEGNKGEYETKHTFKENGSYKVKVHVRKGELHEHKEETVEVK; this is translated from the coding sequence ATGATGAAAAAACTTATTATGACTTTATTTATCGCGATGCTAGCATTGGCTGGCTGTAATACAAACAAAGAAGAACCGAAAAAAGAACAGAAACTGGAAGCTGTAAAAGTAGCAGTTCAAACAAATCCGAAAGAAATTAAACCTGGTGAAAAAACAGAAGTACAAGCACTTGTTACACAAGGAAAAGAAAAAGTAACAGATGCTGATGATGTAAAGTTTGAAATTTGGAAAGCTGGCGACGAAAAGCACGAGATGTTAGATGGTAAGCATAAAGGAAAAGGTGTTTATGCTGTAGAGAAAACGTTCGAGACGGATGGAGTATACCATATTATCGCTCACACAAATGCGCGTGAAATGCATGTTATGCCAGAAGTAAAAGTGGCTGTAGGAAATGCGAAAGTAGAAGATGCGAAAAAAGAAAATAATGATCACGGTGCAGGACATGGCGATCATAAAAGCGATACAATGATCCACCTTATGGCTGGTGACATAAAAGCAAATGCTGAATCAACAATGAAAGTTCATTTAAAACAAAAAGAAGAAGCGTTAACTGGTGCTGAAGTACAACTTGAGATTTGGAAAGATGGTGTTGAAAAACACGAATTTATTCCAGCGAAAGAAGGAAATAAAGGAGAGTATGAAACGAAACATACTTTCAAAGAAAACGGTTCTTACAAAGTAAAAGTTCATGTTAGAAAAGGTGAACTGCATGAACATAAAGAAGAAACAGTAGAAGTAAAATAA
- the xerD gene encoding site-specific tyrosine recombinase XerD: MEDQLKDFIHYMVVEKGLAKNTVVSYERDLKSYVKYLQNVEQAKSFHEVTRLHIVNFLQHLKENGKSSKTLARHIASIRSFHQFLLRERAVEHDPSVHIETPQGERKLPKVLSVDEVEALLQTPKMTSAFGVRDKAMLELLYATGLRVSELIALNLEDVHLTMGFVRCIGKGNKERIIPLGSLATEAIQKYIEKGRRELMGKKVVDALFLNHHGNRLSRQGFWKILKRLAKEANIEKELTPHTLRHSFATHLLENGADLRAVQEMLGHADISTTQIYTHVSKARLKDVYKQFHPRA, encoded by the coding sequence TTGGAAGATCAATTAAAAGATTTTATTCATTATATGGTTGTCGAAAAAGGGCTAGCGAAAAATACAGTAGTATCTTATGAACGTGATTTAAAAAGTTATGTAAAGTACTTGCAAAACGTAGAACAAGCGAAAAGCTTTCATGAAGTGACACGCTTGCACATTGTTAATTTTCTGCAGCACTTAAAAGAAAACGGAAAATCTTCAAAAACATTAGCACGTCATATTGCATCGATTCGTTCGTTCCATCAATTTCTACTTCGTGAACGAGCGGTAGAGCACGATCCATCCGTACATATTGAAACGCCGCAAGGAGAACGGAAATTACCGAAAGTATTATCAGTCGATGAAGTAGAGGCGTTACTTCAGACACCAAAAATGACGAGTGCTTTTGGGGTTCGTGATAAAGCGATGCTAGAGTTACTGTATGCAACAGGACTTCGTGTTTCGGAATTAATTGCCTTAAATTTAGAAGATGTACATTTGACGATGGGATTTGTTCGTTGCATAGGGAAAGGGAATAAAGAAAGAATTATTCCACTAGGAAGTTTAGCGACGGAAGCGATTCAAAAGTACATTGAAAAGGGAAGAAGAGAATTGATGGGTAAAAAAGTAGTAGATGCACTCTTTTTAAACCATCATGGGAATCGATTATCAAGACAAGGATTTTGGAAAATTTTAAAACGATTGGCGAAAGAAGCAAATATTGAAAAAGAGCTTACACCTCATACGTTGCGTCATTCTTTTGCTACGCACTTATTAGAAAATGGAGCAGACTTGCGTGCTGTGCAAGAAATGCTTGGACATGCAGATATTTCAACGACACAAATTTATACGCATGTTTCAAAAGCTAGATTAAAAGATGTATATAAACAGTTTCATCCGAGAGCATAG
- a CDS encoding YqzK family protein, translated as MRRALKLTFDGVKVFLLFTSCTILFYFAILWINEEYESYHRYEKPKEETVEKVSGNEEPAKDAFVNRMMFFYENGE; from the coding sequence ATGCGCCGAGCTTTAAAATTAACTTTTGATGGGGTAAAAGTATTTTTATTATTTACAAGTTGTACGATTTTGTTTTATTTCGCTATACTATGGATAAATGAAGAATATGAAAGCTATCATCGTTATGAAAAGCCAAAAGAAGAGACTGTAGAAAAAGTATCAGGGAATGAAGAGCCGGCAAAGGATGCTTTCGTAAATAGAATGATGTTTTTCTATGAAAATGGGGAGTAG
- a CDS encoding Fur family transcriptional regulator produces the protein MEERIERIKKQLHAASYKLTPQREATVRVLLENEEDHLSAEDVYLLVKEKSPEIGLATVYRTLELLSELKVVDKINFGDGVSRYDLRQEGAQRFHHHLICTQCGAVQEIQEDLLGEVERKVERDWSFKVKDHRLTFHGICKNCQENETDEK, from the coding sequence ATGGAAGAAAGAATTGAACGAATTAAGAAGCAATTACATGCAGCGAGCTACAAATTAACACCGCAACGTGAAGCAACAGTTCGTGTGCTGCTAGAAAATGAAGAAGATCATTTAAGCGCAGAAGATGTTTACCTCCTTGTAAAAGAAAAGTCGCCAGAGATCGGATTAGCAACCGTCTATCGAACTTTAGAACTATTATCTGAGTTAAAAGTTGTCGATAAGATTAACTTCGGAGACGGTGTTTCACGCTATGACTTACGCCAAGAAGGTGCGCAGCGTTTCCACCATCATTTGATTTGTACACAATGTGGTGCTGTACAAGAAATACAAGAGGATTTACTTGGTGAAGTGGAAAGGAAAGTAGAACGTGACTGGAGCTTTAAGGTGAAGGATCATCGTTTAACATTCCATGGGATTTGTAAAAATTGTCAAGAAAATGAAACGGATGAAAAATAA
- the spoIIM gene encoding stage II sporulation protein M, which yields MSHIQENSSLYIFNAVLLLMGVIFGAILVNSLQLNQKQDLSFYLQRFFGQVSKGEFAIASEMFRESYFSQLKYIGFIWILGISIIGLPLIFILLFVKGVVVGFTVGFLVSQHGWNGLLLAFVSVLPQNLIIIPVFLVMTTIAASFSLRMIRHQFIRKITEPLLPLLIRYTCFFLIIGAVLALASSVEAYASPVLMKEVVEAINKQ from the coding sequence ATGTCTCACATACAGGAAAACTCTTCATTATATATATTTAACGCTGTTTTATTATTGATGGGAGTAATATTTGGGGCCATTCTTGTAAATAGTTTACAATTAAATCAAAAACAAGATTTATCATTTTATTTACAACGTTTTTTTGGACAAGTTTCTAAAGGAGAATTTGCTATTGCAAGCGAAATGTTTCGAGAAAGTTACTTTTCGCAATTAAAATACATTGGATTTATTTGGATTTTGGGAATTTCAATTATTGGATTGCCACTTATTTTTATTTTATTATTTGTAAAAGGAGTAGTTGTCGGATTTACAGTAGGTTTTTTAGTAAGTCAGCATGGATGGAATGGATTATTATTAGCATTCGTTTCTGTATTGCCACAAAACCTCATTATTATTCCAGTATTTCTCGTTATGACAACAATTGCTGCAAGCTTTTCCTTACGCATGATTAGGCATCAATTTATCAGGAAAATAACCGAGCCGCTATTACCATTATTAATTCGTTATACATGCTTCTTTCTTATAATTGGAGCAGTGTTAGCTCTTGCTTCTAGTGTAGAAGCTTATGCATCGCCAGTTTTAATGAAAGAAGTCGTTGAGGCTATTAATAAACAATAA
- a CDS encoding GNAT family N-acetyltransferase, whose translation MKPLLLDFPTLFQTERLQVRKPFPGDGAEVYEAIQASLEDLVPWMPINAETEESAEEIVRNAHGQFLLRETLDFHLYDKVSGTFIGAITLKPENWDIPKFSLHFWLHSAYTKQGYMTEAVKGAIQFAFDKLGARRIEIRIDATNTNACNLAERLEFILEGTMENDFIAPDGSLRDARVYAKIN comes from the coding sequence TTGAAACCATTATTATTAGATTTTCCAACATTATTTCAAACTGAACGCTTACAAGTTCGTAAGCCATTTCCAGGTGATGGTGCAGAAGTGTATGAAGCAATCCAAGCTTCTCTAGAAGACTTAGTACCGTGGATGCCAATTAACGCTGAAACAGAAGAAAGTGCTGAAGAAATCGTTCGTAACGCTCACGGACAGTTTTTACTTCGTGAAACACTTGATTTTCACTTATACGATAAAGTATCTGGTACATTCATCGGAGCTATAACGCTCAAGCCTGAAAACTGGGATATTCCAAAGTTTTCACTTCACTTCTGGCTGCATAGTGCTTATACAAAACAAGGTTATATGACCGAAGCTGTTAAAGGTGCCATTCAATTTGCCTTTGATAAGCTAGGTGCTAGAAGAATTGAAATTCGTATTGATGCAACAAATACAAATGCATGTAACCTAGCAGAACGTTTAGAATTTATTCTAGAAGGTACAATGGAAAATGATTTCATAGCACCAGATGGTAGCTTACGTGATGCACGCGTATATGCAAAAATCAATTAA
- a CDS encoding NUDIX hydrolase, with protein sequence MSNLAERTVKTEPIFDGRVIKVRVDDVVLPNGAMSKREIVNHPGAVAIIAITDEGKIVLVEQYRKALEKAIIEIPAGKLEPGEKPEVTAVRELEEETGYVCENMELITSFYTSPGFADEILYVYKATGLTKKENKAELDEDEFVELMEVSLEEAVILMKDLRIHDAKTMFAVQYLQLQK encoded by the coding sequence ATGAGTAATCTTGCAGAGAGAACCGTAAAAACTGAACCAATTTTTGATGGTAGAGTTATAAAAGTTCGTGTTGATGATGTAGTATTACCAAATGGAGCAATGAGTAAACGTGAAATTGTAAATCACCCTGGTGCAGTTGCTATTATTGCTATTACTGATGAGGGGAAAATTGTGCTTGTTGAGCAATATCGTAAAGCGCTTGAAAAGGCGATTATAGAAATTCCAGCCGGCAAGTTAGAACCTGGTGAAAAACCTGAGGTGACAGCAGTTCGTGAATTAGAAGAGGAAACAGGATATGTATGTGAAAATATGGAGCTTATTACTTCTTTCTACACATCTCCAGGGTTCGCGGATGAAATTTTATATGTATATAAAGCGACAGGTTTGACGAAAAAAGAAAATAAAGCTGAGTTAGATGAAGATGAGTTTGTGGAATTGATGGAAGTATCGTTAGAAGAAGCGGTTATTCTTATGAAAGATCTTCGTATTCATGATGCGAAGACGATGTTTGCAGTACAGTATTTACAACTACAAAAATAA
- the mciZ gene encoding Z-ring formation inhibitor MciZ encodes MKVYILPNRVTLVGKAWQIRHKLKQYGKEYTTVQEWITANKGKI; translated from the coding sequence ATGAAAGTTTATATTTTACCAAATCGCGTCACTTTAGTCGGAAAAGCGTGGCAAATTCGCCATAAGCTAAAACAATATGGCAAAGAGTACACAACTGTACAAGAGTGGATTACAGCAAATAAAGGGAAAATTTAA
- the lolS gene encoding aldo/keto reductase, whose product MKKRQLGNSDLFVTEMGLGCMSLGTSETEAMRIIDEAIDLGINFFDTADLYDYGLNEEFVGKALKGKRDQIVLTTKVGNRWTDEKNGWSWDPSKDYIKAEVKESLRRLQTDYIDLYQLHGGTLEDPIDETIEAFEELKKEGIIRHYGISSIRPNVIREYAKRSNIVSVLMEYSLLNRRPEEWFPLLNEHQISVIARGPLAKGILADNNARKIERVKEKDYLSYSYDELYATLASVKEVIRESSLTGTAIQYCLHNETVAAVIPGASSIQQLQENVQACKQTQLTTAQYIQLQQIAKCDTYALHR is encoded by the coding sequence ATGAAAAAACGTCAATTAGGAAACTCGGATTTATTTGTGACAGAAATGGGACTTGGCTGTATGTCTCTCGGTACATCTGAAACAGAAGCTATGCGTATTATCGATGAAGCAATCGATTTAGGAATCAATTTTTTTGATACAGCAGATTTATATGATTATGGATTAAACGAAGAATTTGTTGGAAAAGCCTTAAAAGGGAAACGAGACCAAATCGTTCTTACAACAAAGGTTGGAAATCGATGGACAGACGAAAAAAACGGCTGGTCTTGGGATCCTTCTAAAGATTACATAAAGGCTGAAGTGAAAGAAAGTTTACGTAGACTTCAAACTGATTACATTGACCTTTATCAACTTCACGGCGGGACGCTTGAAGATCCTATAGATGAAACAATTGAAGCCTTTGAAGAATTAAAAAAAGAAGGTATCATTCGCCATTACGGTATTTCTTCTATACGTCCAAATGTCATCCGTGAATATGCAAAACGTTCAAATATCGTTAGTGTATTAATGGAATATAGCCTTTTAAATCGTCGCCCTGAAGAATGGTTCCCGCTTCTTAATGAACATCAAATTAGTGTCATTGCTCGCGGACCACTTGCAAAAGGAATTCTAGCTGATAATAATGCAAGAAAGATAGAAAGAGTAAAAGAAAAGGATTACCTTTCTTATTCTTACGATGAATTATATGCGACACTCGCAAGTGTAAAAGAAGTAATCAGAGAAAGCTCTTTAACCGGAACAGCTATTCAATATTGCTTACATAACGAAACTGTTGCAGCTGTTATACCTGGTGCAAGCTCTATTCAACAATTACAAGAAAATGTACAGGCTTGTAAACAAACACAGTTAACAACAGCACAATATATACAACTTCAGCAAATTGCTAAATGTGATACCTATGCTTTACATCGTTAA
- a CDS encoding aldo/keto reductase → MHIPTTTLHNGVKMPMIGLGVYKATEGDEVKQAVKTALEVGYRSIDTATVYGNESGVGEAVRESGIPREDIFITTKVWNDDQGYEETLEAFEKSLKRLQMDYVDLYLIHWPIRGKYVDTYRALEKLYEEGKVRAIGVSNFHKHHLELLLPNCKVKPMVNQVELHPMLTQFELRNFCQGEQIQMEAWSPLMRGGEVFQHPIIQAIANKYEKTPAQVILRWDIQSGIVTIPKSVTPSRIQENFTIFDFSLTEEEMNQINTLNRNLHVGTNPDKYDTL, encoded by the coding sequence GTGCATATTCCAACAACTACACTTCATAATGGCGTGAAAATGCCAATGATTGGTCTAGGCGTTTATAAAGCAACAGAAGGAGACGAAGTAAAACAAGCAGTAAAAACAGCGTTAGAAGTTGGATACCGTTCGATTGATACAGCAACTGTATATGGAAATGAAAGCGGTGTCGGAGAAGCGGTTCGTGAATCAGGGATTCCAAGAGAAGACATCTTTATTACAACAAAAGTTTGGAACGACGATCAAGGATACGAGGAAACACTTGAGGCATTTGAGAAAAGTTTAAAGAGATTACAAATGGACTATGTAGATTTATATTTAATACATTGGCCAATAAGAGGGAAGTATGTCGATACGTATCGAGCGTTAGAAAAACTGTATGAAGAAGGTAAAGTGCGCGCGATTGGTGTTTCTAATTTCCATAAACATCATTTAGAACTGTTATTACCAAACTGTAAAGTGAAGCCAATGGTAAACCAAGTGGAACTTCATCCAATGTTAACACAATTTGAATTACGTAATTTCTGTCAAGGTGAGCAAATTCAAATGGAAGCATGGAGTCCATTAATGAGAGGCGGGGAAGTATTTCAGCACCCGATTATTCAGGCCATTGCTAACAAATATGAAAAAACACCTGCGCAAGTTATATTAAGATGGGATATTCAAAGTGGAATAGTGACGATTCCTAAATCTGTTACACCATCTCGCATTCAGGAGAATTTTACTATCTTTGATTTTTCACTAACGGAAGAAGAAATGAATCAAATTAATACATTAAATCGTAATTTACATGTAGGAACGAATCCTGATAAATATGATACGTTATAA
- a CDS encoding GrpB family protein, which yields MRKIVVVPHENHWGEKFQIEAERLKSAMPETVKIHHIGSTSVPGLAAKPIIDMIMEVESIERVDRWNERFIELGYIAKGENGISRRRYFIHGTEEKRSYHLHVFEKGNPEIVRHLAFRDYMMSHCEEAEAYATLKKELAEKYTYDGALYSEGKTEFVRNVDEKAKKWIENSVNE from the coding sequence ATGAGGAAAATTGTAGTTGTTCCGCATGAAAATCATTGGGGTGAAAAATTTCAAATAGAGGCTGAAAGATTAAAATCAGCGATGCCAGAAACGGTGAAAATTCATCATATTGGAAGTACGTCAGTGCCAGGACTGGCAGCTAAACCAATTATAGATATGATTATGGAAGTAGAGAGTATCGAAAGAGTAGATAGGTGGAATGAACGATTTATAGAGCTTGGTTACATCGCAAAAGGAGAAAATGGTATTTCAAGACGCCGCTATTTTATTCATGGAACGGAGGAAAAACGTTCGTATCATTTACACGTGTTTGAAAAAGGAAATCCAGAGATAGTAAGGCATTTAGCATTTCGTGATTATATGATGTCTCATTGTGAAGAAGCAGAGGCATATGCAACTTTAAAGAAAGAATTAGCTGAAAAGTATACATATGATGGTGCGTTATATTCGGAAGGGAAAACTGAGTTTGTACGTAATGTGGATGAAAAAGCGAAGAAATGGATAGAAAATAGCGTGAATGAATGA
- a CDS encoding YqkE family protein produces MKKKKQRQMQRQSQVNQPKKESLTLGDQLNDSLMQQLKNKKKELQVREEKKEAAELERKRQEQKEREKNKSFEELLSESSLTWKDFK; encoded by the coding sequence ATGAAGAAAAAGAAACAAAGACAAATGCAAAGACAATCTCAAGTGAATCAACCAAAGAAAGAATCTCTTACATTAGGTGATCAATTAAATGATTCACTTATGCAGCAATTAAAGAATAAGAAGAAAGAATTGCAAGTGAGAGAAGAGAAAAAAGAGGCAGCAGAACTGGAAAGAAAGCGCCAAGAACAAAAAGAACGTGAAAAGAATAAATCATTTGAAGAACTGTTAAGTGAAAGTAGCCTTACTTGGAAAGACTTTAAATAA